The proteins below are encoded in one region of Micromonospora pisi:
- a CDS encoding epoxide hydrolase family protein — MEPFRVDIPQADLDELHSRLAATRWPDDMPGVGWDRGVPLAYLRELVDHWRTKYDWRAAEARLNQYPQFVTEIDGARVHLLHVRSPKPDAPALLLTHGWPGSIAEFLDVIGPLTDPVAHGGSAEDAFHLVIPSLPGHGFSGPVGATGWDYTRIARAWAELMERLGYDTYLAQGGDHGAYISLELGRLFPQRVLGVHLNMLLTVPSGDPREMERLSEDDLARLGKLALFDAELSGYMKVQSTRPQTIGYALTDSPVGQLAWIVEKFREWTDSADIPEDAVDRDLMLTNVMIYWLTATAASSAHLFYEARSYMRAVFTPGTVPDPIAVPIGVAVFQPDFAPIRAFAERDYPTISHWTEFERGGHFATMEQPSLIVEDVRAFARTLR; from the coding sequence ATGGAGCCGTTCCGCGTCGACATCCCCCAGGCCGACCTAGATGAGCTGCACAGCCGGCTGGCCGCCACCCGCTGGCCGGACGACATGCCCGGCGTCGGCTGGGACCGCGGCGTGCCGCTGGCCTATCTCCGGGAGCTGGTGGACCACTGGCGTACGAAGTACGACTGGCGGGCCGCGGAAGCGCGACTGAATCAGTACCCGCAATTCGTCACCGAGATCGACGGCGCCCGGGTGCACCTCCTCCACGTCCGGTCGCCGAAGCCGGACGCGCCGGCTCTGCTCCTCACCCACGGTTGGCCCGGTTCGATCGCGGAATTCCTCGACGTGATCGGCCCGCTGACCGATCCGGTCGCGCACGGTGGATCCGCGGAGGACGCGTTCCACCTGGTGATCCCGTCGCTTCCCGGGCACGGTTTCTCGGGGCCCGTCGGCGCGACCGGCTGGGACTACACCCGGATCGCTCGGGCCTGGGCGGAGCTGATGGAGCGGCTGGGCTACGACACCTACCTGGCCCAGGGCGGCGACCATGGTGCGTACATCTCCCTCGAACTCGGTCGGCTGTTCCCACAGCGGGTCCTCGGCGTCCACCTCAACATGCTGCTCACCGTCCCCAGCGGGGACCCCCGGGAAATGGAGCGGCTGAGCGAGGACGACCTGGCCCGGCTCGGCAAGCTGGCGCTGTTCGACGCCGAACTGTCGGGCTACATGAAGGTGCAGTCGACCCGTCCCCAGACGATCGGTTACGCCCTCACCGACTCGCCGGTCGGCCAGTTGGCCTGGATCGTGGAGAAGTTCCGGGAGTGGACCGACTCGGCGGACATCCCGGAGGACGCCGTCGACCGGGACCTGATGCTCACCAACGTGATGATCTATTGGCTCACCGCCACCGCGGCCTCCTCCGCGCACCTCTTCTACGAGGCCCGGAGTTACATGCGAGCCGTCTTCACGCCCGGCACGGTGCCCGATCCGATCGCGGTCCCGATCGGTGTGGCGGTGTTCCAGCCGGACTTCGCACCGATTCGGGCCTTCGCCGAGCGCGACTATCCGACCATCAGCCACTGGACCGAGTTCGAGCGGGGCGGTCACTTCGCCACCATGGAGCAGCCATCGCTGATCGTGGAGGACGTCCGGGCCTTCGCCCGAACCCTGCGGTGA
- a CDS encoding MerR family transcriptional regulator, with translation MRISDLSRVSGVPVATIKFYLREGLLEPGRLTARNQARYDESHLARLRLIRMLTGIGQLSLSSVHEVVAAVDNKGLSTQGLCRALNRALFTEPPPAAELSAGGSVSDQVDEFIEGLGWTVEVGSPGRQTLAQVLIAMRRLRRTADVDIFEPLAKAAEQLAAYETDLAYARDADDTVDRATVVAQTVLLEAAFAAMRRMAHDHHLGTRKP, from the coding sequence GTGCGCATCTCGGATCTCAGCAGGGTCAGCGGGGTGCCGGTCGCGACGATCAAGTTCTATCTTCGCGAGGGGCTGCTAGAGCCGGGGAGGCTGACCGCTCGCAACCAGGCCAGGTACGACGAGTCGCACCTGGCGCGGCTGCGTCTCATCCGGATGCTCACCGGGATCGGTCAGTTGAGTCTGTCCTCCGTACACGAGGTGGTGGCGGCGGTCGACAACAAGGGGCTGTCCACCCAGGGGCTGTGCCGGGCCCTGAACCGGGCGCTGTTCACCGAGCCACCGCCGGCCGCGGAGCTCAGCGCGGGTGGTTCGGTCAGCGACCAGGTTGACGAGTTCATCGAGGGGCTCGGCTGGACGGTGGAGGTCGGATCGCCGGGGCGCCAGACGCTCGCCCAGGTCCTGATCGCGATGCGGCGCCTGCGGCGCACCGCCGACGTCGACATCTTCGAGCCGCTCGCGAAAGCCGCGGAGCAGCTCGCGGCGTACGAGACCGACCTGGCGTACGCCAGGGACGCGGACGACACCGTGGACCGGGCGACCGTGGTGGCGCAGACCGTCCTGCTGGAGGCGGCGTTCGCCGCGATGCGCCGGATGGCCCACGACCACCACCTGGGCACCCGTAAACCCTGA
- a CDS encoding helix-turn-helix transcriptional regulator, translated as MFSKFHFTRIFRRATGVSPGRFLSAMRLQRAKQLLVSTSLNVGDISVLVGYNSVGTFSSRFTRSVGLSPSAYRKTGGFVSDVRVDEKRVADSPRRAVVHGSIWPHQIERHGLVFAGLFPERIPEGRPVRCTVLARPGPYRFDDVPQGDWYLLAHSLPADVEGFTRHTFSDSTALSVGTSGPIVIGRDATSKSVDLQLKPMQVLDPPVLLALLDVRKMALGRRGLPELVETGASTQQALPPQAPSLARRDRSAA; from the coding sequence ATGTTCAGCAAGTTCCACTTCACCCGCATCTTTCGCCGGGCCACCGGGGTCTCACCGGGCCGGTTCCTGTCCGCGATGCGCCTTCAGCGCGCCAAACAGCTTCTCGTGTCGACATCGTTGAACGTCGGCGACATCAGCGTCCTCGTCGGGTACAACAGCGTGGGGACGTTCAGTTCGCGCTTCACCAGAAGCGTGGGCCTGTCACCCTCCGCCTACCGGAAGACGGGTGGCTTCGTCAGCGATGTCCGCGTCGACGAGAAGAGGGTCGCCGACAGTCCACGTCGCGCGGTCGTGCACGGTTCGATCTGGCCGCACCAGATCGAGCGCCACGGCCTCGTCTTCGCGGGACTGTTTCCGGAGCGGATCCCGGAGGGCCGGCCGGTACGGTGCACGGTGCTGGCCCGGCCGGGCCCGTACCGGTTCGACGACGTGCCGCAGGGCGACTGGTACCTCCTGGCGCACTCCCTGCCGGCCGATGTCGAGGGTTTCACCCGGCACACCTTCTCCGACTCCACCGCGCTGTCGGTCGGTACCAGCGGGCCGATCGTGATCGGGCGCGATGCGACGAGCAAGTCCGTCGACCTCCAGCTCAAGCCGATGCAGGTGCTGGACCCACCCGTACTGCTCGCCCTGCTCGACGTCCGGAAGATGGCGCTCGGCAGGCGGGGCCTACCGGAACTGGTCGAGACCGGAGCGTCCACCCAGCAGGCCCTACCGCCGCAGGCCCCGTCGCTGGCCCGCCGGGATCGGTCCGCCGCATGA
- a CDS encoding acyl-CoA dehydrogenase family protein — protein sequence MSTTTVPTREQLVSRASELAPLLRKNADVAETDRRLPDETIEALGQAGFYRMRVPIRYGGYECDTRTLVEVATELGRADGSAAWTASVYWIPTWMACTFPDEVQDEVFATPDVRVCGTLSPSAMATPVDGGVLVDGKWGFISGGPHSHWQVVIAVLVGSDSEPYPIMALVPMSDLLKVDDWHVAGLRGTGSISTVAKNVFIPQRRILPLPAVLQGQYASALNAESPIYRSPLLPVACASSVGTAVGLAKGALDIFMSRLPNRKITYTAYDSQRTAPLTHLQVAEATMKIDEAEFHAHRLATLVDTKGVEDAEWKLEERAQARADMGAACRLAKEAVEILASASGGSSIYNDVPIQRFLRDIQAVNLHALMHPNTNFELYGRILCELEPNTLYI from the coding sequence ATGTCGACCACCACTGTCCCGACCCGCGAACAACTCGTCAGTCGAGCCTCGGAGTTGGCACCGCTGCTGCGGAAAAACGCAGACGTGGCGGAGACCGACCGGCGCCTGCCCGACGAGACGATCGAGGCACTTGGCCAGGCGGGCTTCTATCGCATGCGGGTGCCGATCCGCTACGGCGGCTACGAGTGCGACACCCGGACCCTCGTCGAGGTGGCCACCGAGCTGGGTCGCGCCGACGGCTCTGCCGCGTGGACTGCCTCGGTGTACTGGATTCCGACCTGGATGGCGTGCACGTTCCCGGACGAGGTCCAGGACGAGGTGTTCGCCACCCCCGACGTACGAGTCTGCGGCACCCTGAGCCCGAGCGCGATGGCCACCCCGGTCGACGGGGGCGTCCTGGTCGACGGCAAGTGGGGATTCATCAGCGGCGGCCCGCACAGCCACTGGCAGGTGGTGATCGCCGTCCTGGTGGGCTCGGACAGCGAACCGTACCCGATCATGGCCCTGGTCCCGATGTCGGATCTGCTGAAGGTGGACGACTGGCACGTGGCAGGGCTTCGCGGGACGGGCAGCATCAGCACCGTTGCCAAGAACGTGTTCATCCCGCAACGACGCATCCTTCCACTGCCCGCGGTGTTGCAGGGTCAGTACGCGTCGGCGTTGAACGCCGAGTCGCCGATCTACCGCTCCCCGCTGCTCCCGGTGGCCTGCGCCTCCTCGGTGGGCACCGCGGTGGGGCTGGCCAAGGGCGCCCTGGACATCTTCATGAGTCGGCTGCCCAACCGGAAGATCACCTACACCGCGTACGACAGCCAGCGGACGGCACCGCTGACCCACCTACAGGTCGCGGAGGCGACCATGAAGATCGACGAGGCCGAGTTCCACGCGCACCGGCTCGCGACGCTGGTGGACACCAAGGGCGTGGAGGACGCCGAGTGGAAACTGGAGGAGCGCGCACAGGCCCGCGCCGACATGGGGGCCGCGTGCCGGCTGGCAAAGGAGGCCGTGGAGATCCTCGCTTCGGCCAGCGGGGGTTCGTCGATCTACAACGACGTGCCGATCCAGCGCTTCTTGCGCGACATCCAGGCGGTGAACCTGCACGCGCTGATGCACCCGAACACCAACTTCGAACTGTACGGCCGGATTCTGTGTGAGCTCGAACCCAACACGCTCTACATCTAG
- a CDS encoding DegT/DnrJ/EryC1/StrS family aminotransferase has translation MSDVINVFQPSLGEEELAAIAEVFASGWVGYGSRAEDFQAQFAAHIGVPAENMIFINSATSGLFLAVELLGLGPGDEVVLPSQGFVANANSVLAAGARPVFCDVDPHTLNPGVADVERVLSPRTKAVMVLHYGGYPGEIAEIAALCRQRGLPLIEDAACAPASAVDGQRCGSFGDMAVWSFDSRKIITTGDGGMLFVRDPSVARRANRLAYHGLEDRSSFTTAARVASRWWDLHVEETGRRLIGNDMTAAIGSVQLRRLPEFVRRRREIAETYDGLLRDVEGIRLPPPIPTGHATSYYFYWVQMPAEVRDQVAENLLGRGIYTTFRYAPLHHVPIFRGVGELPGTDEATRTTLLLPLHQRLSDAEVHRVAKEVRRAVEGRLGALPRT, from the coding sequence GTGAGCGACGTGATCAATGTCTTTCAGCCCTCGCTCGGCGAGGAGGAGCTGGCGGCCATCGCCGAGGTCTTCGCGAGCGGGTGGGTCGGCTACGGGTCACGGGCGGAGGACTTCCAGGCGCAGTTCGCGGCCCACATCGGGGTGCCGGCCGAGAACATGATCTTCATCAACTCGGCGACCTCGGGTCTGTTCCTGGCCGTCGAGCTGCTCGGGCTGGGCCCGGGGGACGAGGTGGTGCTCCCGTCGCAGGGCTTCGTCGCCAATGCGAACTCGGTGCTGGCGGCCGGGGCCAGGCCGGTGTTCTGCGACGTCGACCCGCACACGTTGAATCCGGGCGTGGCCGACGTCGAGCGGGTGCTGAGTCCCCGTACCAAGGCGGTGATGGTGCTGCACTACGGGGGGTATCCAGGGGAGATCGCCGAGATCGCCGCGTTGTGTCGCCAGCGCGGCCTGCCGCTGATCGAGGACGCGGCGTGCGCGCCGGCTTCCGCCGTCGACGGCCAGCGCTGTGGCTCGTTCGGCGACATGGCCGTGTGGAGCTTCGACTCCCGGAAGATCATCACCACCGGTGACGGGGGGATGCTGTTCGTCCGTGACCCCTCGGTGGCCCGGCGGGCGAACCGGCTGGCCTACCACGGGCTGGAGGACCGCAGTTCCTTTACCACCGCGGCCAGGGTCGCCAGCCGTTGGTGGGACCTGCACGTCGAGGAGACCGGCAGACGTCTGATCGGGAACGACATGACCGCTGCGATCGGCAGCGTCCAGCTACGCCGTCTGCCCGAGTTCGTCCGTCGCCGCCGCGAGATCGCGGAGACCTACGACGGGCTTCTGCGGGACGTCGAGGGCATCCGGCTTCCCCCGCCGATCCCCACCGGGCACGCCACCTCGTACTACTTCTACTGGGTGCAGATGCCGGCGGAGGTGCGCGACCAGGTGGCGGAGAACCTGCTGGGCAGAGGCATCTACACCACCTTCCGGTACGCCCCGTTGCACCACGTCCCGATCTTCCGAGGGGTCGGGGAACTGCCCGGCACCGACGAGGCGACCCGGACAACGCTGCTGCTTCCACTCCACCAACGCCTGTCGGACGCCGAGGTGCACAGGGTGGCCAAGGAGGTACGCAGGGCAGTCGAGGGCCGGCTCGGCGCACTGCCGAGGACCTGA
- a CDS encoding nucleotide disphospho-sugar-binding domain-containing protein, protein MRVMLPIWPNPSHLYPIVPLAWALQAAGHEVCVPAHPDIAEATAAVGLTAVPLGDREKMPVPMGPGRAYVSEREKVAKATKALGITADEQEAWDSFSQFMLPAVWDFHPYGASPSEPQMVMDALVAFARSWRPDLVLWDPCFPGAAVAARACGAAQARFITAPDYWVYSIDLMEKRGDQLDANGCHNPMLETIAPVAERYGVEVDRELLRGQWTVTPLPEAMRLPVDTPVESVRWIPYSGQTPMPDWLYPVPDRPRIGISLGLSWRKYLEGGWGHIPALLSAVSDLDIEVVATLNQKQLADVTTVPDNVRTVDYLPLNQLVPTCQALIHHGGFASFAAAATAGIPQLVTDSPEAGVNAVAEGDGMGATKHAASPVTVRHVTGRQAGLVLDIGRPSTEAIREQITRVLTEQTFRDGAASLHADYLAAPSPSAVVAILEALTARHHGR, encoded by the coding sequence ATGAGAGTCATGTTGCCGATCTGGCCGAACCCTTCCCACCTGTACCCGATCGTCCCGCTCGCCTGGGCGCTGCAAGCTGCCGGACACGAGGTCTGCGTACCGGCTCACCCGGACATCGCGGAGGCCACGGCCGCCGTCGGCCTGACCGCCGTACCGCTGGGGGACCGGGAGAAAATGCCGGTCCCCATGGGGCCCGGTCGGGCATACGTTTCCGAGCGGGAGAAGGTCGCGAAAGCCACCAAGGCGCTGGGCATCACCGCTGACGAGCAGGAGGCGTGGGACTCCTTCAGCCAGTTCATGCTCCCGGCGGTGTGGGACTTCCACCCGTACGGCGCCTCGCCGTCCGAACCGCAGATGGTCATGGACGCGCTGGTCGCGTTCGCCCGGTCCTGGCGACCCGACCTGGTGTTGTGGGACCCGTGCTTCCCCGGCGCCGCCGTGGCCGCGCGGGCGTGCGGCGCGGCCCAGGCCCGCTTCATCACCGCACCCGACTACTGGGTCTACTCCATCGACCTGATGGAGAAGCGTGGCGATCAGCTCGACGCGAACGGATGCCACAATCCGATGCTGGAGACGATCGCCCCGGTCGCCGAACGGTACGGCGTCGAGGTCGACCGGGAACTGCTGCGCGGGCAGTGGACGGTCACGCCGTTGCCGGAGGCGATGCGGCTGCCGGTCGACACCCCGGTCGAGTCGGTGCGCTGGATCCCGTACTCCGGGCAGACTCCCATGCCGGACTGGCTCTATCCGGTGCCGGACCGCCCCCGGATCGGCATTTCGCTCGGCCTGTCCTGGCGGAAGTACCTCGAGGGCGGGTGGGGTCACATCCCCGCGCTGCTGTCCGCCGTGTCCGATCTGGACATCGAGGTGGTGGCGACGTTGAACCAGAAGCAACTGGCCGACGTCACCACCGTTCCCGACAACGTGCGTACGGTCGACTACCTGCCGCTCAACCAGCTGGTGCCGACCTGTCAGGCGCTGATCCACCACGGCGGGTTCGCCAGCTTCGCTGCGGCGGCGACGGCGGGCATCCCCCAGTTGGTCACCGACTCGCCGGAGGCGGGGGTGAACGCTGTCGCCGAGGGCGACGGCATGGGTGCGACGAAGCATGCCGCCTCTCCCGTGACCGTACGGCACGTGACCGGCCGGCAGGCGGGGCTGGTGCTCGACATCGGGCGGCCGTCGACCGAGGCGATCCGGGAGCAGATCACCCGGGTGCTGACGGAGCAGACGTTCCGGGACGGTGCGGCCAGCCTGCACGCCGACTATCTGGCGGCTCCGAGCCCGAGTGCGGTGGTCGCGATCCTCGAGGCCCTGACCGCACGCCACCACGGCCGGTGA
- a CDS encoding FAD-dependent oxidoreductase has product MTMANNRAVVLGGSMTGLLAARILAETYDTVLVIDRDEVLGVRESRRGAPHTRHAHGLHARGHLTFESLFPGLTAELVSAGVPTGDLGEMRWFFNGRKLQPARTGLISVTAPRPLLEHHVRTRVAALPNVRFLERHDILNLVATPDRDRVVGVRVQANTGNAAEEVLDSDLIVDATGRGSRTPAWLEELGYDRPAVNRVKVGIAYTTCHYRTRPEWFDGVQSINPVASPAHPRGAFFGQVGRDLCVLSLTGILGDYPPTEPEAFLEFARTLSVPDVYEAVKHAEPLDVPQSFRFPASIRRRYERLRRFPDGLLVMGDAVCSFNPVYGQGMSVAAIEAMTLRDHLRAGTPDPRRFLASIARIIDVPWDISAGGDLDFPEVEGPRTVKVRFGNAYIARVQYAATKDATVADRYMRVAGLMDPPSALMRPGTVARVLRHAPRRPAPAPSWLADEPAPEAAQT; this is encoded by the coding sequence ATGACCATGGCCAACAACCGCGCTGTGGTGCTCGGCGGAAGCATGACCGGACTGCTCGCCGCCCGGATTCTCGCCGAAACCTACGACACCGTGCTGGTGATCGACCGGGACGAGGTGCTGGGGGTACGCGAGAGCCGCCGCGGAGCGCCGCACACCCGTCACGCACACGGGCTGCATGCCCGCGGTCACCTCACCTTCGAGTCGCTCTTTCCGGGCCTCACCGCCGAGTTGGTCAGCGCCGGGGTGCCGACCGGCGACCTGGGCGAGATGCGATGGTTCTTCAACGGACGCAAGCTCCAGCCCGCCCGTACCGGACTGATCTCCGTCACCGCGCCCCGGCCGCTGCTGGAGCACCACGTCCGGACCCGGGTGGCGGCGCTGCCGAACGTCCGCTTCCTGGAACGGCACGACATCCTGAACCTGGTCGCGACGCCCGACCGGGACCGCGTGGTCGGTGTCCGGGTACAGGCGAACACCGGGAACGCGGCCGAGGAAGTCCTGGACAGTGATCTGATCGTGGACGCGACCGGTCGCGGCTCACGCACTCCGGCCTGGCTGGAGGAGCTGGGCTACGACCGGCCGGCAGTGAACCGGGTCAAGGTCGGCATCGCGTACACGACCTGCCACTACCGGACCCGGCCGGAGTGGTTCGACGGGGTACAGTCGATCAACCCGGTGGCGTCACCCGCTCATCCCCGGGGCGCGTTCTTTGGGCAGGTCGGGCGCGACCTCTGCGTCCTGTCGCTCACCGGCATCCTCGGCGACTACCCGCCGACCGAGCCGGAGGCGTTCCTGGAGTTCGCCCGGACGCTGTCGGTGCCGGACGTGTACGAGGCGGTCAAGCACGCCGAACCGCTCGACGTACCCCAGTCGTTCCGGTTTCCGGCGAGCATACGGCGCCGCTACGAGCGGCTCAGAAGGTTCCCCGACGGCCTGCTGGTCATGGGTGACGCGGTGTGCAGTTTCAATCCCGTGTACGGCCAGGGGATGAGCGTCGCGGCGATCGAGGCCATGACGTTGCGTGACCACCTTCGTGCGGGGACACCGGATCCGCGGCGCTTCCTGGCGAGCATCGCCCGGATCATCGACGTACCGTGGGACATCTCGGCCGGGGGTGACCTCGATTTTCCCGAGGTGGAGGGTCCCCGAACCGTCAAGGTCCGGTTCGGCAACGCCTATATCGCGCGCGTGCAGTACGCCGCGACGAAGGACGCCACGGTCGCCGACCGGTACATGCGCGTGGCCGGTCTCATGGACCCGCCCTCGGCGCTGATGCGGCCAGGAACGGTGGCCAGGGTGCTTCGGCACGCTCCGCGCCGGCCCGCGCCGGCGCCGTCGTGGCTCGCCGACGAGCCGGCACCCGAGGCGGCCCAGACCTGA
- a CDS encoding NAD-dependent epimerase/dehydratase family protein: MRAWVGADGDGDDTPADVDHTRALPVRGGGDGRMLVFVTGGTGFIGSHSVAEIVRSGHRVRLLVRDPDRVHAVLAPLGVDRAAVEHVVGEVTDPARVAWAMEGCDAVLHAASVYSFDTRDHARIRQVNVRGTEVVVTAARAVRADPIVYVSSFGALLPGKDDPITVESPVGRPRETYLASKAEAETVARRHQEDGAPVVITYPLATLGPHSPYLGDQLGRVRDVLRGRMPIWPLGGFPVGDVRDVARLHAAVLRTGQGPRRFIAPGRYVHTRDLIRALRRVAGRTLPTIYLPAAALLPVGLLTGLAQRVLPVHVPVEYGAIYTCAVGRAVDTSTSAELLGPGAVPLDTTLADTVGWLRDEGYLTRPAPSGVVGRPRVS, from the coding sequence ATGAGGGCGTGGGTTGGCGCCGACGGTGACGGCGACGACACGCCGGCTGACGTGGACCACACGCGTGCCCTCCCGGTCCGGGGTGGCGGCGACGGGCGAATGCTGGTCTTCGTCACCGGCGGCACGGGGTTCATCGGCTCCCACTCGGTGGCGGAGATCGTCCGGTCGGGCCACCGGGTGCGGCTGCTGGTGCGCGATCCGGACCGGGTGCACGCCGTACTCGCCCCACTGGGGGTGGACCGGGCGGCGGTCGAGCACGTGGTGGGTGAGGTGACGGATCCGGCGCGGGTCGCGTGGGCGATGGAAGGGTGTGACGCGGTCCTGCACGCGGCCTCGGTCTACAGCTTCGACACCCGGGACCACGCTCGGATCCGGCAGGTCAACGTCCGGGGCACCGAGGTAGTGGTGACCGCCGCCCGGGCCGTGCGGGCCGATCCGATCGTGTACGTGTCGAGCTTCGGCGCCCTGCTGCCCGGCAAGGATGATCCGATCACCGTCGAATCGCCGGTCGGTAGACCGAGGGAGACCTATCTGGCGTCCAAGGCTGAGGCCGAGACGGTCGCCCGGCGGCACCAGGAGGATGGCGCGCCGGTCGTCATCACGTACCCGTTGGCGACGCTCGGGCCGCACTCCCCGTACCTCGGCGACCAACTCGGCCGAGTGCGCGATGTGCTGCGCGGACGGATGCCGATCTGGCCGCTGGGCGGGTTCCCGGTGGGCGACGTCCGAGACGTGGCGCGACTGCATGCCGCCGTGCTGCGGACGGGCCAGGGGCCACGCCGGTTCATCGCACCGGGGCGTTACGTGCATACCCGGGACCTGATCCGGGCATTGCGCCGGGTGGCCGGCCGGACGCTGCCCACCATCTACCTGCCGGCTGCCGCCCTGCTCCCGGTCGGCCTGCTCACCGGTCTGGCCCAGCGTGTGCTGCCGGTGCACGTGCCGGTGGAGTACGGCGCCATCTACACCTGCGCCGTCGGCCGCGCCGTCGACACGTCGACCAGCGCGGAGCTGCTCGGACCCGGGGCGGTGCCGCTCGACACGACCCTGGCCGACACGGTCGGCTGGTTGCGCGACGAGGGGTACCTCACCCGCCCGGCGCCGTCGGGGGTGGTAGGCCGGCCCCGGGTGAGCTAG
- a CDS encoding class I SAM-dependent methyltransferase, whose protein sequence is MFGTELADVYDLVYGARGQDFAAEAKLVAGLVRARRPHADSLLDVGCGTGEHLRWLRGLIGHVEGVDLSAAMVSVARAKLPGVGVHVADMCRFDLGRRFDAVISLSTAVAYLPSAEAMGAAVARMVGHLRPGGVLIVEPWYFPENFLDGHIAADIIRGQSRTISRVSRTERLECAARIESHYVVAQRDGIQHFSEVQDFGLWSRDQYLDAFRRAGCAADYLPDVQSGRGLFVAQAG, encoded by the coding sequence GTGTTCGGTACCGAACTCGCCGACGTGTACGACCTGGTGTACGGCGCACGTGGGCAGGATTTCGCGGCCGAGGCGAAGCTGGTCGCGGGGCTGGTCCGAGCACGCCGCCCGCATGCCGACTCCCTGCTCGACGTCGGTTGTGGTACGGGTGAACATCTCCGGTGGCTACGTGGGCTGATCGGCCACGTCGAGGGGGTCGACCTGTCGGCCGCGATGGTGTCGGTCGCACGGGCGAAGCTTCCAGGAGTCGGCGTGCACGTGGCGGACATGTGCCGATTTGATCTCGGACGGCGCTTCGACGCGGTGATCTCACTGTCCACCGCCGTGGCGTACCTGCCCTCGGCCGAGGCGATGGGTGCTGCCGTCGCCCGGATGGTGGGGCACCTGCGTCCGGGCGGCGTGTTGATCGTCGAACCGTGGTACTTCCCGGAGAACTTCCTCGACGGCCACATCGCGGCCGACATCATCAGGGGACAGAGCCGCACGATCTCCCGGGTGTCGCGCACCGAGCGGCTTGAGTGCGCGGCGCGCATCGAAAGCCACTATGTCGTGGCGCAACGGGACGGCATCCAGCACTTCTCGGAGGTCCAGGACTTCGGGCTGTGGTCGCGTGATCAGTATCTGGATGCCTTCCGCCGTGCCGGCTGCGCTGCCGACTACCTGCCCGATGTCCAGTCCGGCCGCGGCCTGTTCGTGGCCCAGGCAGGGTGA